From the Notolabrus celidotus isolate fNotCel1 chromosome 12, fNotCel1.pri, whole genome shotgun sequence genome, one window contains:
- the LOC117823016 gene encoding tumor necrosis factor receptor superfamily member 6B-like yields MHSISLLIIAVLLLLSSAVPCCSSDPTYERHDPVTGETHLCAMCPPGEHMSAHCTATSPTECKPCRSNHYTELWNYLPRCLYCNTYCMHNMEVEIECSVVSDRVCRCKKGYYMTHDTCVRHSECAPGYGVHTKGTSRKDTICRRCPEGTFSNSSSALEECMDHQTCTGEQTVLMSGLRFHDTVCGTCEDLANRDETLRRFLIGLLNTPKMPVKKIRKFISRYISRSAEGKRLRRRGPRRDHIRVWLENANQEQLIQMPRMLRESQFNSVVEKLEERLREIRQQSQNCHLPQYFFSIDRVRGTNTTDDHLL; encoded by the exons ATGCACAGCATCAGCTTG CTGATCATCGCggtgctgctgctcctctcatcAGCCGTCCCCTGCTGTTCCTCGGACCCCACCTATGAGCGCCATGACCCGGTAACCGGTGAAACCCACCTCTGTGCCATGTGCCCTCCCGGCGAGCATATGTCAGCACACTGCACTGCTACCTCGCCCACAGAGTGTAAACCGTGTAGAAGCAACCACTACACCGAGCTGTGGAACTACCTGCCCAGGTGTTTGTACTGCAACACCTACTGCATGCACAACATGGAGGTGGAGATAGAGTGCTCTGTAGTCAGTGACCGGGTCTGTCGGTGCAAAAAGGGCTACTATATGACCCATGACACCTGCGTCAGGCACTCAGAGTGCGCACCCGGATACGGAGTTCACACCAAAG GTACTTCACGTAAGGACACCATTTGTCGAAGATGCCCTGAGGGAACCTTCTCAAACTCGTCTTCTGCTCTGGAGGAGTGCATGGACCACCAGACGTGCACAGGCGAACAGACTGTTCTCATGTCTGGGTTGAGGTTCCATGACACAGTGTGTGGCACGTGTGAGGATCTTGCAAACAGAG ATGAGACACTCAGGAGGTTCCTCATAGGCTTGCTCAACACACCCAAAATGCCTGTGAAAAAAATTAGGAAATTTATCTCAAG GTACATTTCTAGGTCAGCAGAGGGCAAGAGACTCAGGCGCAGAGGTCCCCGCAGGGATCACATCAGAGTCTGGCTGGAAAATGCAAATCAAGAGCAGCTGATACAGATGCCGAGGATGCTCAGGGAGTCACAGTTTAACTCTGTGGTAGAAAAACTAGAGGAGAGACTCAGAGAGATCAGGCAGCAAAGTCAAAACTGTCATTTACCtcagtattttttttcaattgacagAGTCCGGGGTACAAATACAACAGATGACCACCTCTTATAG